A window of Bradyrhizobium sp. AZCC 1719 genomic DNA:
GCGTCGACGGAACATGCCGAATAAATCCACCATCCCGCTTCGCTTAAGCCTTTCACGGTGATTCCGCGACGCGCCCGCCGGCGAATCGCTTCGCTAGCGAACCATGAATGAATGGATGTCCCTGCCCAGCGAAACACCCCGCCGTGCGCCCTGCCCTGTAGATACAGGCTCGCGCTACCGGCTTCAACCGTGACCGCCCCAAATAATCTTTAAGGCGCTGATCTGGCTTATTTTTTACCAGGGATCAGCGAGGGTATCTGGACCGGAGCGGGCTTCGACCCGCCCGATCCCGACCCGCAATTCTCTCCCTGGATGAACATGCCCTGCACCTTGCCGCTGTCGGATTCGACGCGCGACACGCCGGTCGTCATGTCGACCTTGAGCCGATCGCCCTTGAGTACGTTCTTGCACTGGGTGAGCACGACCCCGCCCACCATGGTGATGAGGTTGGCCCGCGTGTCGAAAATCGCAGTCTCGCCGGTCACGACCTGGTCCTTCTGCGTGACCACGACGGAGCCCTTGGCTTCGAGCCGGCGGATAGACGAGCTGCCGCCAGGCCCGGGGCTCGCGGACTGCATCGACGCGGATTTCGATCCCTTGGGTGCAGCGGGCGGCGCGTCCGATGCCGGACCGGAGTCGTAAAACACCACCAGCGACTTCGAGGTCATGGTGGTATCGCCCTGCACGACCTTCACGTTTCCGGAAAAGGTCGCCTCCTTTTTCTTGTCGCGCATTTCGAGCGACGCCGCCTCGATCTGAATCGGCTGATCGCGGTTTTGCGAAAAGCCCTGCATCGCATTCGGCACGCCCGACATGGCGCCTTGCGCGAAGGCGCCATCGGAGGCGGTCAACGCGAGCACAAGCGCTGCCGCCGCAAACCTGCGCGAGAACAACTGCATCATAGATATCATTTCGTGTTGGCGGACTTCCCGCTGATGGACCGCGTCTTCGGCGCTGGCTGCGGCTCAGGCTCAGGAGCAGGTGCCGGAGGGCTTTCCATGATCAGATTCATCACGACATTGCCTTCGAAGCGCACGATCTCGCCGCTGTTGATGATCCTGAGCCGGTCTGCGGTGAGCGTCCCGTTCAGCAATTTGACGTCGACATGCTCGTCCGACGTCACCGTGCCCTTGTTGATGTCGACATAGGCCTGCGACAGTTTCGCCTCATAGCCGGTGGAGGATTGCAGGAAGATATCCTTGCGCAGGTCGAGCATCTGCTGCTTGCTGTCGAAAAATCCCGTGCGGGCATCCATCGTCACCGTGCTCTTGTCCTCCATCATGACCTTGGCCCGCAGCGTCTGGAGTTCGACGTGATCGGGGTTGGCGAGATCCTGGATCGCCGCCTTGGCCCACAAATCGTATGGGCGCTGGTCGGTGGAGAAGCCGGCAAGGTGCGGCGTTTCCATGGTGATCTTGGTGCCTGACACCACGAGATTGCCCATGTCGACCGGCAGCTTCGAGAGCCCCGTGATGCGGAACGGGTTGAAGACCGAGATCGCGACGATCCCGGCCATGGCCAGCACCACGGCTGCCGGAACCGCGACCCGCAGCACCCGCACCATCCGGCTGTGACGGGCGGCCGCAGCGAAGCGGGCCTCCATTCCGGTGGCAAAGGCTGGGTTCTGTATCGAGTTCACCGCGGCTCCAAGGACGCCCAAGAGAGCGTCATCCTACCCGCAATCGCGGGATTATGCAGCCCGGACACTCGCGATGAGTGTGACCGAAACGGGGCGGAGGCGGGCAGCCCGGCGCTTCAAATGGTCCCGGTCACGAATGCGCGAAGATGTCCTCGGCCTCCCATCCGCCGAGATCGAGTTTAGCCCGGGTCGGCAGGAAGTCGAAACAGGCCTGTGCCATCGCCGTACGCCCCTCGCGGGCCAGCATGGCATCGAGCCGTTCGCGAAGGCTATGCAGATGCAGCACGTCGGAGGCGGCATAAGCGAGCTGCGCCTCGCTCAAACTCGCTGATCCCCAGTCGCTCGACTGCTGCTGCTTCGACAGATCGATGTTGAGGACTTCGCGCACCAGGTCCTTCAGGCCGTGGCGGTCGGTATAGGTGCGGCTCAGCCGCGAGGCGATCTTGGTGCAATAGACCGGCTGCGGCATCACGCCGAAGGTGTTGTAGAGCACGGCGACATCGAAGCGGGCGAAGTGGAAGATCTTCGTGATCGCCGGATTGGCGAGCAGCGCCTTCAGGTTCGGCGCGTCGGTGTGGCCCTTAGGGATCTGGATGACATCAGCGCTGCCATCGCCGTTCGACATCTGCACCACGCAGAGCCGGTCACGGTGCGGATTGAGCCCCATGGTCTCGGTATCGATCGCCACCGAATCCTTGTAGCGGGACAGATCGGGCAGGTCGCCACGATGCAGGCGGATTGTCATGAAGGGAAGCCTCGCGTCTTCGGTCGATTCGACGGAACACTAGCGCCCGAAACCGCCGGAGGCGAGCGGTTGGGCATGGCTTATGGGACGGGAATTGCGGAGTTCGCCGTGATTTTGTCCGCCAGTCAGGCCATCGCCCGCTTCGTGCATGGCGACGTATGCTCGCTGCCCTTAGGCAGGGCCGGCTTCCGCTCTTTGGACAGCTTGCGCGGCAGCCTGACGGTCTCCGTCATGGGTTTCTCCAGCGGTAAATTACACGCTCGCCCAGACTGCGGAACAGCAGTCAACTTACTGTTTTTATTGATGTATTCTACTAACCCGGTTACTGAATCTCGCTTGAGGGAACCGAGGCCGAGGTCTGCTCGCTTCAATGGCGGCCCTGGCTGTCCTGGACAATATTGTTCCGCTGCGTGATGGCGAGATCATAGTCGGGCTTGAGCTTGATGGCCGAGTTGAAGCTGGCGAGCGCTTCCTCCCGTCGGTTCAGGTACTTCAAGGCGAGGCCGAGATTATAGTGAGCCGCGGCAATATTGGGCTGAAGGCCAATGGCCCGGCTAATCTGCCGCTCTGCCGATTCGAACTTGCGCTGCTGCAGGAAAACCACGCCCAAGAGATATGCAGCTTCGACGTGGTTCGGGTCTGCCTTCAGAATCGCGCGATACGCATTCTCCGCCTCGGACGTTTGCCCGCGTTGATGGAATGCTTTGGCCTCGTGCAGACCGGCCGGCACTCTGCGCTGCTGTTCGGCCTCAAGCTCTTTCAGCAGGTTGGCTGTATCGGCGTGGCGCGGGTCGACCGCCAGGATCTGGCGGCAAGCTTGCTGGGCATCGTAGAGGGCGCCTGCCGTCTTGAGCCCCTGCGCACGCGCGAAAACCACAGGCAGGCTCAGCGGATCCAGTTGACCGCGAAGATTCTGCTGATCAAGCGTGGCCACGCGCATGCATTCGATCCTGCGTTCCAGCCCGCCAAAATCATACTTGTAGGCAAAATTTCCGGTCTGGAGATCGTACACGGTGAAGCCGTTCTCGATTCCCCATCGGATGCATTCAAGATGAAGAACAAAGCCGGGCGGGGGACGCTTGACGCTGAGATCGCGTCCGTTCAACAGGCTGATCAATGTGCCGTTCTTCCGGTCGATGAGGCTGACCTGGAGCCCGATGCGCGTTTCCCCTCGCCAGAGGATGGGCATAAGAAGCACATTGTCCGCGAAACAGCACTTCAGCATGTTACGGAAATTATTCATCATGCCGTAAGGCAGTCCTGGATTGTATCGCGCCGCCAGTTTGGCCGCCCACTGATTCTCCCAGAATTTCAGCAGCGCCTCGATGTCCTCGTCGATCGTATCGGCAGTCGGGCGCGTGATCCGGTATTCACCGCCGTTTTCGACCTGCCGGAAGGCCGCCCGAACGTTCCTGCGCGTGCTCGCGCTCAATGTTTGATGGAGAAATGCATCCCAATCGGCAGGCAGGTTCACGTAGACGTAAATGTCGTGGTCGATGCCGTCGCCGTCATCAGGGCGCTGAAGTTTCTCGATCACAAACTCGGTCGGCGAAAATTCATTCAAAAAAAGCGCAAGACGATCCGGCGAAGCCAGGATGTTGTCCAGGAAAAACACGGTCCAGTTTCGCCGCTTGGCGTGCTCGGCAAATGCACGCATTAGCTCGGCCTCGTGCCGGGGATCGCAAAGGAATCCGTTGTAGCCGGCGAAATACCCGCCGCCGGTTCTCAGTTGATTCTGGAATTTCCCGTCTTTGTTTCTAACGGTGCGCAGTTGCAGCGGAAAGAAGCCGACGTAATCCGGCGAGCCAGGGTCCTGCTTCGCTGCGAGGACGATCCATTGAGACCCGAGCCGTTCGAACCAGCCTGCCATCCAGGAAAAGGACATGTAAAGCTGCGCTTGGGGGTCAGCCTGATAAACAGCTTCCCAGTTGCTCTTGAGGCGGAGCAATTTGTCGAGACTCGAAATAACATCGACGTGCATGGCGTTGGCCTTTGCTCAAGGGAGCAGGTGGCGAACTGTGCAATGGTGGCGGCTCTGAATCCCTTGTCTTAAAAAACAACGTACAGTTCCATTTAGCCATGGAAGCCGGCTCGCTGGCAACCGGTCGGGTGGGGGATCAACTAGGGGGCTATGGCCCATGGTCGGGCGCGTCCGGCCAGCGCCTCGCCAGCCGCTCAACATGATTTGGGCATGGGTGGTACTTGGGCATGGGCAATGGTGCCCAGGAAAGGACTCGAACCTTCACGGCCGTGAAGCCACTGGCACCTGAAGCCAGCGCGTCTACCAATTCCGCCACCTGGGCCCGGGCGGGTTAGTAAGGATCAGTCACGCGCTTGTCAAATCGCTTCGATGCCATTCGAAATCCGCTGTACAGCGAAGCCGTGTTGGCGTATCGCGAATCCGCTAAATCCCACCGATATCTTCGAATTTGACCGGCAGGAATTGACCCCGATGACATCGCACGCGGCAGCGAACCTGGAAACGCTCATCACGGTGTTTGGCGGATCGGGCTTTCTGGGGCGAAACGTGGTCCGGGCGCTGGCCAAGCGCGGCTATCGGATTCGGGTGGCGGTGCGGCGGCCCGAACTGGCCGGGCACCTGCAACCGCTCGGCCGCGTCGGCCAGATCCACCCCGTGCAGGCCAATCTGCGCTACCCGGCTTCGGTGGAGGCGGTGATGCGCGGTTCCGAAACCGTGGTTAACCTGGTCGGCACCCTGGCCGAGAGCGGCGCGCAGACCTTCGATGCGGTGCAGACCAAAGGCGCCGAAACCATCGCCAAGGCCGCCGCCGCGATCGGCGCGCAGATGGTGCATGTATCGGCGATCGGCGCCGACGAGAATTCGCCGTCGGCCTACTTCCGCTCCAAGGCTTTAGGCGAGAAGGCCGTGCTGGCGGCAGCGCCATCGGCCACGATCCTGCGGCCGTCGCTGCTGTTCGGGCCCGAGGATCAGTTCACCAACCGCTTTGCGTCGCTCGCCCGGATATCGCCGTTCCTGCCGCTGATCGGCGGCGGCGAGACGCGGGTGCAGCCGGCCTATGTCGCCGACGTCGCCAACGCGGTCGCCGATGCTGCCGAGGGCAAGACCAAGCCGGGCGCGACCTACGAGCTCGGCGGGCCTGACGTGCTGACCATGCGCGAGATCATGGAAATCATCCTCAAGATCACCGACCGCAAGCGCATGCTGATTTCGCTGCCGTGGGGACTGGCGAAGCTAAAGTCGCAGTTCCTGCAATTCGCGCCGGGTCCGTTGAAGCTGACGCCGGACCAGGTGGCGATGCTGCAAGTCGACAATGTCGTGTCGGACGAAGCGAAGGCGGCTGGTCTGACGCTGCAGGGGCTCGGCATTACGCCGGAAGCGATGGAAGCGATCGCCCCGCAATATCTCTGGCGCTTCCGCGCCGCCGGGCAGTTTCAAAGGAAGAGCGCGTAATCTTCGTAGGGTGGGCAAAGGCGCTCCTGCGCCGTGCCCACCATTCAATAACCGCGCTCGTGATGGTGGGCACGCTTCGCTTTGCCCACCCTACACCCTGAGCTGGAGCTCCAGCTCATTTCAACAATCAAGATTTGTGGTTATGGGTCCCCGCGTTCGCGGGACGACGGAGAGAGCCTACTTCCCCAGCGCCAGCGCGATCAGGCCGAGCGCGCCGATGGCGACGCGCCACCACGCAAAGAACGTGAATCCGTGGCGGGTGACATAGGTGAGGAACGTCTTCACCACGATCGCCGCGGTGATGAACGAGACCACGAAGCCGATCGCGATGATGCCGATGTGATCGGTCGTCATCTCGGCGCGGTTCTTGTAGAAATCATAGGCGAACGCGCCGATCATGGTCGGGATCGCGAGAAAGAACGAAAACTCCGCGGCCGATCGCTTGTCACCGCCGAGCAGCATCGCCGCCACGATGCTGGCGCCGGAGCGCGACACGCCGGGAATCATCGCGACGCACTGCGCGATGCCGATCCACAGATACATCAGCAGCGGATAGCGCGTGGCGTCGTGCTGTGTCGGCTTGAGATAGAGTTGATCGACCCACAACAGAATTGCGCCGCCGACGATCAGGGTGAAGCACACCACCCACGGATTGAAGAGAAACTCCTTGATGTACTTGCCGGCAACCAGGCCGATGACCACCGCAGGCAGAAACGCCAGCAATACGCCGATCACGAAGCGCTGGTCGTCGGGGTTGCTGAACATGCCGAGCGCGACGCGCCACAATTTGACGAAATAAAGCATGACGATCGCGAGGATCGCGCCGAGCTGAATCAGCACGACAAAGCTCTGCCAGAACGCGCCCTCGCCGAGCCCGAAGAATCGTTGCGCGACCAGCATATGGCCGGTCGATGAAACCGGCAGGAATTCCGTGACGCCCTCGATGATGCCGAGAATCACCGCCTTCACTACATCCGACATCATGATGGGGGTCCGTTTTGACTGGAAAAACCGCGTCCTTCTCGCCTATTCATCCCGATGCCGCAATCGCAAAAAAACGCCAAAGACAGTTGCCTCTTGCGTCTGCTTGGCTAGTGTCGCGATTCGCATGACGCGGCTTGACCGCTCGGGTTCCTTGAGCGTCGCCGCGAATTGTTCAAGGATTTCATGTACACGCTCTATCATCATCCGTTCTGTCCGCATTCGCGCTTCATTCGCCTGGTGCTGGGCGAACACGGCCTCGACCTGCGCCTGGTGGAAGAGCGAGCCTGGGAGCGGCGTGAAGGGTTTCTCGTGCTCAATCCCGCGGGCACCACGCCGGTGTTGATGGCTGACGGCTTTCCGCCGATTCCCGGCGCAGGCGTCATCGCCGAATATCTCGACGAGACGCACGGCCTGGAGGCCGGCGAGCGGCGGCTGTTGCCGGCCTCGATGGCGGAGCGCGTCGAGGTCCGCCGGCTGATGGCGTGGTTCAACGAAAAATTCTTCGAGGAGGCCTCGAACCCGCTGGTAACCGAGCGCATCTATAAGCGTTTCATGAGCGAGGAGAATGGCGGCGGCGCGCCGGCGGCCGACGTGATCCGCGCAGCCAAGGCCAATGTGCGCTATCATCTGGCCTATATCGGCTGGCTGGC
This region includes:
- a CDS encoding LptA/OstA family protein, whose translation is MISMMQLFSRRFAAAALVLALTASDGAFAQGAMSGVPNAMQGFSQNRDQPIQIEAASLEMRDKKKEATFSGNVKVVQGDTTMTSKSLVVFYDSGPASDAPPAAPKGSKSASMQSASPGPGGSSSIRRLEAKGSVVVTQKDQVVTGETAIFDTRANLITMVGGVVLTQCKNVLKGDRLKVDMTTGVSRVESDSGKVQGMFIQGENCGSGSGGSKPAPVQIPSLIPGKK
- the lptC gene encoding LPS export ABC transporter periplasmic protein LptC, whose protein sequence is MNSIQNPAFATGMEARFAAAARHSRMVRVLRVAVPAAVVLAMAGIVAISVFNPFRITGLSKLPVDMGNLVVSGTKITMETPHLAGFSTDQRPYDLWAKAAIQDLANPDHVELQTLRAKVMMEDKSTVTMDARTGFFDSKQQMLDLRKDIFLQSSTGYEAKLSQAYVDINKGTVTSDEHVDVKLLNGTLTADRLRIINSGEIVRFEGNVVMNLIMESPPAPAPEPEPQPAPKTRSISGKSANTK
- a CDS encoding ribonuclease D, which encodes MTIRLHRGDLPDLSRYKDSVAIDTETMGLNPHRDRLCVVQMSNGDGSADVIQIPKGHTDAPNLKALLANPAITKIFHFARFDVAVLYNTFGVMPQPVYCTKIASRLSRTYTDRHGLKDLVREVLNIDLSKQQQSSDWGSASLSEAQLAYAASDVLHLHSLRERLDAMLAREGRTAMAQACFDFLPTRAKLDLGGWEAEDIFAHS
- a CDS encoding GNAT family N-acetyltransferase encodes the protein MHVDVISSLDKLLRLKSNWEAVYQADPQAQLYMSFSWMAGWFERLGSQWIVLAAKQDPGSPDYVGFFPLQLRTVRNKDGKFQNQLRTGGGYFAGYNGFLCDPRHEAELMRAFAEHAKRRNWTVFFLDNILASPDRLALFLNEFSPTEFVIEKLQRPDDGDGIDHDIYVYVNLPADWDAFLHQTLSASTRRNVRAAFRQVENGGEYRITRPTADTIDEDIEALLKFWENQWAAKLAARYNPGLPYGMMNNFRNMLKCCFADNVLLMPILWRGETRIGLQVSLIDRKNGTLISLLNGRDLSVKRPPPGFVLHLECIRWGIENGFTVYDLQTGNFAYKYDFGGLERRIECMRVATLDQQNLRGQLDPLSLPVVFARAQGLKTAGALYDAQQACRQILAVDPRHADTANLLKELEAEQQRRVPAGLHEAKAFHQRGQTSEAENAYRAILKADPNHVEAAYLLGVVFLQQRKFESAERQISRAIGLQPNIAAAHYNLGLALKYLNRREEALASFNSAIKLKPDYDLAITQRNNIVQDSQGRH
- a CDS encoding complex I NDUFA9 subunit family protein — encoded protein: MTSHAAANLETLITVFGGSGFLGRNVVRALAKRGYRIRVAVRRPELAGHLQPLGRVGQIHPVQANLRYPASVEAVMRGSETVVNLVGTLAESGAQTFDAVQTKGAETIAKAAAAIGAQMVHVSAIGADENSPSAYFRSKALGEKAVLAAAPSATILRPSLLFGPEDQFTNRFASLARISPFLPLIGGGETRVQPAYVADVANAVADAAEGKTKPGATYELGGPDVLTMREIMEIILKITDRKRMLISLPWGLAKLKSQFLQFAPGPLKLTPDQVAMLQVDNVVSDEAKAAGLTLQGLGITPEAMEAIAPQYLWRFRAAGQFQRKSA
- a CDS encoding undecaprenyl-diphosphate phosphatase, whose product is MMSDVVKAVILGIIEGVTEFLPVSSTGHMLVAQRFFGLGEGAFWQSFVVLIQLGAILAIVMLYFVKLWRVALGMFSNPDDQRFVIGVLLAFLPAVVIGLVAGKYIKEFLFNPWVVCFTLIVGGAILLWVDQLYLKPTQHDATRYPLLMYLWIGIAQCVAMIPGVSRSGASIVAAMLLGGDKRSAAEFSFFLAIPTMIGAFAYDFYKNRAEMTTDHIGIIAIGFVVSFITAAIVVKTFLTYVTRHGFTFFAWWRVAIGALGLIALALGK
- a CDS encoding glutathione S-transferase family protein yields the protein MYTLYHHPFCPHSRFIRLVLGEHGLDLRLVEERAWERREGFLVLNPAGTTPVLMADGFPPIPGAGVIAEYLDETHGLEAGERRLLPASMAERVEVRRLMAWFNEKFFEEASNPLVTERIYKRFMSEENGGGAPAADVIRAAKANVRYHLAYIGWLAQTRNFLAGDRLSYADLAAAAHLSAIDYLGDVPWSEDEAAKMWYARVKSRPSFRPLLSEWLAGVPASRTYVDLDF